A stretch of the Bos indicus isolate NIAB-ARS_2022 breed Sahiwal x Tharparkar chromosome 13, NIAB-ARS_B.indTharparkar_mat_pri_1.0, whole genome shotgun sequence genome encodes the following:
- the C1QL3 gene encoding complement C1q-like protein 3 codes for MVLLLVILIPVLVSSAGTSAHYEMLGTCRMVCDPYGGTKAPSTAATPDRGLMQSLPTFIQGPKGEAGRPGKAGPRGPPGEPGPPGPVGPPGEKGEPGRQGLPGPPGAPGLNAAGAISAATYSTVPKIAFYAGLKRQHEGYEVLKFDDVVTNLGNHYDPTTGKFTCSIPGIYFFTYHVLMRGGDGTSMWADLCKNNQVRASAIAQDADQNYDYASNSVVLHLEPGDEVYIKLDGGKAHGGNNNKYSTFSGFIIYAD; via the exons atggtgctgctgctggtgaTCCTCATCCCGGTGCTGGTGAGCTCGGCCGGCACGTCGGCGCACTACGAGATGCTGGGCACCTGCCGCATGGTCTGCGACCCCTATGGGGGCACCAAGGCGCCCAGCACGGCCGCCACGCCCGACCGCGGCCTCATGCAGTCCCTGCCCACCTTCATCCAGGGCCCCAAAGGCGAGGCCGGCAGGCCGGGGAAGGCGGGCCCGCGGGGGCCCCCGGGTGAGCCCGGGCCGCCGGGCCCCGTGGGCCCCCCGGGCGAGAAGGGCGAGCCCGGCCGCCAAGGCCTGCCGGGCCCGCCGGGGGCGCCGGGCCTGAACGCGGCCGGGGCCATCAGCGCCGCCACCTACAGCACGGTGCCCAAGATTGCCTTCTACGCCGGCCTCAAGCGGCAGCACGAAGGCTACGAGGTGCTCAAGTTCGACGACGTGGTCACCAATCTCGGGAACCACTACGATCCCACCACGGGCAAGTTCACCTGCTCCATCCCGGGTATCTACTTCTTCACCTACCACGTTCTGATGCGAGGAGGGGATGGCACCAGCATGTGGGCTGATCTCTGCAAAAACAACCAG GTGCGCGCCAGCGCAATTGCCCAAGATGCGGATCAGAATTACGACTATGCCAGTAACAGTGTGGTTCTTCATCTGGAGCCCGGAGATGAAGTCTACATCAAGTTAGATGGCGGGAAAGCCCACGgaggcaacaacaacaaatacagcaCATTTTCTGGATTTATTATCTATGCTGACTGA